Proteins found in one Physeter macrocephalus isolate SW-GA chromosome 17, ASM283717v5, whole genome shotgun sequence genomic segment:
- the LOC112067176 gene encoding galectin-7-like has protein sequence MAPSYSVPYTTPLPEGFEVGTVLRIRGVVNQEADRFHVNLMCSDETDSEIVLHFNPRLAESTVVINTMECGAWGSEERVLGGAFHRGQPFDLPTIAMHECFKVVVGDSESHEFIYRLPPKRARCLEVGGDVKLDLVKIF, from the exons AGCGTGCCCTACACGACCCCGCTGCCCGAGGGCTTCGAAGTCGGCACCGTGCTGAGAATCCGTGGTGTTGTCAACCAAGAGGCTGACAG GTTCCACGTGAACCTGATGTGCAGTGACGAGACGGACAGTGAGATCGTCCTGCACTTCAACCCCCGGCTGGCTGAATCCACGGTGGTCATCAACACCATGGAGTGCGGCGCCTGGGGCTCAGAGGAGCGCGTCCTCGGCGGCGCCTTCCACCGTGGGCAGCCCTTCGACCTGCCCACCATCGCCATGCATGAATGCTTCAAG GTTGTGGTCGGGGACTCGGAATCCCACGAGTTCATCTACCGGCTCCCACCAAAGCGCGCGCGCTGCTTGGAGGTGGGCGGGGACGTGAAGCTGGATTTGGTGAAGATCTTCTGA